A genomic window from Cricetulus griseus strain 17A/GY chromosome 4, alternate assembly CriGri-PICRH-1.0, whole genome shotgun sequence includes:
- the Crtam gene encoding cytotoxic and regulatory T-cell molecule: protein MWLKLISVVAEFCFSPFLVADEETASDAPEQRSLSSPDPQQPTSMVSMVENSSIQETDKEEKEHVTRDPDLTTEASAQYTGLERRKSGILLLTLVSFLIFILFIIVQLFIMKLRKAHMIWKRESEISEQTLESYRSRSNNEETSSQENNKQTSQSKHCMNYITQLYSGVKTKRKENVQRWKLEGKHSRVPESIV from the exons ATGTGGCTAAAGCTGATCTCAGTGGTTGCAGaattttgtttttccccctttttagttgcagatgaagaaacagcTTCAGACGCCCCTGAGCAGaggtctctctcctctccagacCCCCAGCAGCCCACGAGTATGG TCTCAATGGTGGAAAATTCCAGTATACAAGAGACtgacaaggaagagaaagaacatgtcACTCGAGACCCTGACTTGACTACTG AAGCCAGTGCTCAGTACACAGgcctggagaggaggaagagtggCATCCTGCTGCTCACGCTGGTGTCCTTCCTCATCTTCATCCTCTTCATCATCGTTCAGCTCTTCATCATGAAGCTCCGTAAAGCACACATGATTTGGAAAAGGG aaAGTGAAATTTCAGAGCAAACTCTAGAAAGTTATAGGTCAAGATCCAACAATGAAGAAACATCTTCCCAAGAGAATAACAAACAGA cttCCCAGTCTAAGCATTGTATGAACTACATCACACAGCTATACTCAGGAGTCaaaacaaagaggaaggagaatgtACAGCGTTGGAAACTAGAAGGCAAACACAGTCGTGTCCCAGAAAGTATTGTATAA